The Hydractinia symbiolongicarpus strain clone_291-10 chromosome 2, HSymV2.1, whole genome shotgun sequence genomic sequence tgattttttaaattgcaatTTTTTCAGTGGCAATAAATCAAAGTTTATtcattcaaaaataattttgaaatccctatcaaatgttaaaataataatttcaaaatttttaacttgtagaaaatacagaaacatttttgaagcatAACCTGCCTgcagaaaaatgaaaaagctAGTTTACTCCCAACTCTCATTCAATGTTCTTTAGATATGTGATAAATGTAGAAAATACAGTTTTGTAACTATTCTCAACCAAGcctcaattttttatttattttttactttttaattttattattcaaCACGAACTATCCTTATTGGGATGTAATATCTAGggaatataaaaatctttttcgaagaaaaaaaaacgttttgttggCTTTAACATTTCAGTGCTCTTGCAGAGtttctgtaaatttttaaaaagaatttaaaatgtaatagagggtgtatataaaaaaggaaagagatttttcaaaatatcacaccttttaAACATACTCATGATCTTCTTATTTTAGGAGTACACCCCCCCCCCCTTAGCCTAATTTTTTCAAGCTCACACTATTATCTTCATCCTGTATTGGATATGTAACGCACAAACACTCTATACCATTGAAATCAAACCtaaattattgtttaaaagccatgttaaCTGCTAGAAgtgattctatttttaaaaaacatagtcatttcttttaattttgatgaaaaGAGGAAAGTCTTCTAAATCCACTCATAACTactatttaattttaatatcaaaaatgtctcaattatttacaaatgtcatgtcaaattacagaAGGAACTTTTGAAAAACAGTGGTACACCCATTGCCACGATTTCAGAaacaaatcaaaagaaaaatcgACAGAACTGTCAAAACATATCTGGAGTTTGAAAAAAGCAGGAACACTGCCAATTTTGAAATTCACCACGCCCCTGCATACAGAAACGGTGGCAAAACATGTAATTTATGCATCGCTGAAAAATACCATATAATAACATCCAAACTGAAATTACTAAACAAAAGAACAGAATTAATAAGTGTCCTCATAGCAACAAGTTTTATTTTCAGACAAATAGTTTTATACGTCTTTCTTTTAACTGCTTTTATCAATTGTATTACTCTTTTATGTCTATAACTTGTACATATTCCCACCGGATTTACACATTTTTCACAGTTTTTAAATTGAAGTAGTTTATCACTGTACATTTGATAATCGTTTAGCATGAAACTGACAGTTATGTAATTTTAACTTATTTTCAAatacattaaattttaaaatcgcTCTACTTCATTTTTGTTGGCATTGAGCACTTTCCCAACAGAAACaacttttgaaaactaattttaataCAGAAAAACATCAATATGTATATGGTTGTACTCACCTAGACAACACATCAATGACACTTGCAAGATTGTAATTTGGTGGCAAATCATTGGTAGTGCCTGTTAATGTAATGTTAGTCAATTCTGCGCACATCAATGGGCATTTTATAGTACCAGCACCACTATATTCCCATTGGATTACGTGGTCCAGACAATCTTTACAGAAGGTATGAAAACATTGCAATATTTTAGGATTGCATAGTTGCTCGAGACATACATTACACTTGATGGCTTCATTTAATCTTGCATTAGTGTCATTCTCTTTTGTTGACTGAGCCATGATTTTTAAATTCCTTgtggaattattttttaaccagttGTCTTATTTTTCATTCTAAGCTAATAAAGCGTAAGTATATATAAATCTAAAACTTAAGAACTAAAATGATGCTGAATTATAAATGAAATATTAATACATATACTTAGATAGCAGTAAATCACTGGTTGGGCataaagtaaaaaacatacatagttagttttaataaataataaatagtaACACACAGATTTTAACAGTAGATAAAGTTACTGAACTATGTCTGGCCATTAAAATTTATAGCGACATAGCAACAATTTAAACAAGAATACTATATATATACACTGTaatatatcaaaaagccaagtcaactttttaaaagtttgtacAAAGTAAACCAACAAAGTAAATTTTGGAGTATATTCGAAAGGAAATTCTAGCTGTTCACGGAAAACCAAGATTTTCTGTAGGAAAGAAACTAGTAACTTAGTGAGTACATGGAatgaaaaaagtaacaaaatgtaaaaggagggcagaattttaaaatttgtaagcaCAAGCAGTTGAGAAAACTGCTTCTGCATAAGTAGCACACACTGAACTTGTCAAGGTTAGGATTTAGgattttaggttatttggttgaATTCAAAATCCTAAGGGgtactaatttttgctgatatcagcatgcCCCAATTCCCtgatttttttaacctttttggaTCATAAAGTAAATTGTTGCAAAATGCCGATATTGTGAAAAAGTTCAGCTGGTGCATTTTGACCTTACTTACTTAGCTACCACTTGCCAAAGTAAAACTGTCCAGTTTGGccattaaaagaaatattcaaAACTGACTTTTTCACAAGTATTATGTACAGAGTTGTAGCTACCTTGTTGACTAGCTTTTGTTTTGCACCAAAATTAGTAATTTTGAAACTAGCTATACATAGCGACGAGACAGTCAAATACAGATGCTCGATAACATTAATAATACTTACTATATACTTTAAAGTATATCTGTAGCTAGCACAATAaagtatatttataaaaaactcaAGATGTCAGGTCATTCAGGAATGCTCGCTGAAACTTTGTTTTGGTAGCATTAAATAACAGAAAATACGCCTCGGAAATTTCTCGGAATTAGTGGTTGTCAACAGGTTGTATTTAATGTGTGTTTATGAAGctgcaaataaaaattttataattaaatattatatctacttaaaattagttaaaacaaaaagatttgaaattataacagaaaaaattattatcttttgtctaagaaaaaaaacactatgGTGCAAGACAACGTAAGGTGAACCCCCTGGTTTCTTATTAGATTGCATATTGGATAGCCCGCTGCCGGTAGCGAaacttcaaaacaacacaaaagaaaatagaaaatattgcACCGTCACTGAAATGAAAAGGGACTTCTGACTGTCTGACTGcttcatttatttcattttttaaaaaaatacacatcTAATATGGGTTCAAAATGCTCGACAATTCAGCTAGACGAATCAGATATCGAGGAAATACAAAAAGAAACTGGCTGTAAGTATTTAAACGAATTTATGAATCGCTGTATTGCTGTGTAGCTTTAGCTAAAGCGCGTTCCTTCTTTTTGTAAGCTAGGATTTAGCATTTCGTATTGTAATTGGGGAGAATTGGGtggctttttattctttgatgGCTCGCTGGGGTATTCACATTGCACcaaatggggggggggggggggggggttgtcTATATAATATGTGTGGGGTGAAGGAAGCCTTTGCTGTCCTTCCAAGTGGGAGAAGAGTGCtgttaaaaaactaaaataaacttATGAGCTTATGAGAGAAGGGCGATGTTACACAAGTAGTTTTAACAAAGAGAGAAAGGAAACAACAACAAgttgtaaaaaagagaaaaaggaaCCAACAACAAGttgtaaaaaaagagaaaggAAACAACAATAACTTGTAAACAAGAGATAGAAAGCAAACaacaagaaattttttaaaaaatattgagaaaataaaaaaggagaaGTTGTAAAAAATTACGAAAAGGTAACAACGTTAACTTGATCGAGACAAGATAAGTTAGTGTTATGACTCATGATGCTCAATGAGACTAAGATAGAGGAGAGTGTTATTAATTTGGGTATATGACAGgaaagttttgtttatttttgcttgGCAAACGTCCCTACCCCTTTTCACCAAATATCCCTTTATATTGACATGTAAACATTGTTAATTGCAGGGGCTAAACCCTCTGCCATGCTCCCACATAAGAGGATTGTTAGATATAGATAGGGCAGAGGGACAACTTTCCAATGGTAGTTAAATAGCTTTGTCAAGGTAGCCAAGGTATGAGCACAAGACAACCAAAGATGAAAattcaaaaagttaaaaatatgattGATTAGCATCACCCGACACACTTTGCAGGACATAATCCAAGTGCTGCTTAATGTTGGCATTTAGTACAACATATATGAactcttttcttttcaaaaataagttgcaagaatttaaattgtatatatataaataactttttttactgGATTTACTTTGTCATTGTGGCTATGGTGGCAAAACtgacaaaatatagaaaaaaaaagaaaatattatgtTATACATATATCCAAAAAAATAGTGTTATGAAATTTGGCCTTTGATTCAGTTTAAAAAGTTCTATGACCTCATAAGTTTATACAAAATCATGTTTATATCcataaaaaatctaaattttaactTGCATGTCAATCTCTctctttaaatgaaaaaaaaaacacgaaaacTAAGTATGGACATATAGAATTATGGTAAAAAAGCTATTCGAACGCAGTTTAATGaattttaacctttttaaaagctatattttgcaaaaattctGGTAAAGCATCTGTCTTTTAATAAGGGTAATTTCCTTTCACAGATTTCATGCTTTGTGGTTATGGGGAGCAATTCaacaatataaaaaacctttaacgaaaaaaaaaaatatagaaatatcTATACTTgtattaatataaatttacaGCTTTCAAATTACAggaaatttgtatttttagttTCACCAAGTCAAATCAAACGTTTGTATAGTAGATTTTCCAATCTGGATAAAGACAACAACGCCTTTCTCAGGTTAGTATAGAATTGTGTACGAAAGTTGACGATATAAAAAAGCTGCTTTTTTCTACACTGTTATTTGTAATGGGTTTCATGTCATGCATATTGATAATTTTTTGTGATGAAGGTGCCATAAAACAGGAACTAATGTGACATGTATACCTTCAAACAGAAAGTTTGAAGGTATACAGATACTAGTTGTTGAGAagttaaaattgttttgaatAACAGTTTAAAAGAAGTATTTCACCACGTTTCCCTGTCTTTAGGTAAATATGAATTCTAATTGTACATCAAATCACCTATATTGTAGATACAGTCTCCTATATCATGGGatgattaatttatttttagtcgAAATGACCTACTTAGAATTCCAGAGTTAGCAATAAACCCCCTGGGGAGAAGAATAATTGACTCTTTTTTTGTGTAAGTAAAattgtgtttgttttttgtttggttgtgtttatatttttatacatttaaaGGTCCTGGAATTATCTTGAGTATTAAAAAGTAGAACATATGCTTACAACAGGAACGTATAACAAACCATATGATAAACAAAAATGAAGCTTGGTCAATGTTTTTGGCTTGAAGACTTTGTGCGCAACTATAAAATTGTAATTCTTTTCTCCTCTCTAGTTCAACAGAAGATGAAGGAATAAACTTCAGTCAATTTGTAGGAGTTCTTTCACGCTTCAGAAGATGTGAGGAAAAGACACAGTGTCAACTCAACACAcgtgaaaacaaattaaaatgtaaGTTTTTTTGTGGTGCTTGTTGGTATCCTCCCCCCCCCAGGCATGGTCAGAGTTAAGATCAAAGCTAGGATTAGAACCTTATTGTGTGTTTTATTTAGATGCATTCAAAATGTATGATATCGACAATACTGGTATGATTTCCAAACAAAACATAGAACATGTATGTATAACATATCAAATAGTTCTATAATACTCTATATATTATATGTACCTTGAAACTAAAGAAAGTAGAAACTAAGCCACGCCAGCTTTAACAGTGTATAGGACAAATATTTAGAGTCAATTAACCCTTAGACTATGATAGTATGCCCACTGGCATCACAGCAAAGTCAAAATACCAACATGGCATCAATTTGCAATAACTTGTGATCCCTTAACTTTGAAGTGTCAAAATACGATCACATTTGGAATTTAAATTGTATATCCGGCAGTGTCCAATTTTGTCAATGTCAGAATGGTCAGAAATCTCGCCTAATAGCGAAAAATTGTCGGCGATGAAACATGGATATTTCaagttttttgtaaaaaaaatgctttGGAGTCTCAgggttaaaaacattttgtgattCAAACGTTTGGTATGCAAAGAACAATGGTTAATAGACCAAACAACCGTGTTTACACTCTTCTCTTTCACTTTAACGATCAGAAACACACGGTGACTGGTTTTGTCATTTCTAAGAACTTCTCATATTCCTTGCTGCTTCTTTATCTCTTATTGCGGAATTTACTTTTTTTGGTATGATTTGtctgaaagtttgttttgttgtttgtgtttgtttttaaattatttatttgcaTTGTTTCCCAGATGTTAACTCTCATGGTTGGTTCGAATAAATCCAGTGAACAGTTAACTGCGATAGCTGATCGTACAATGCAAGAAGCAGACGAAGACAAGGATGGATACCTCTCTTATGAAGAGTTCAGTAAGGTAAcagacaaaacaatttttttaaacgagCGTTGAAAATTTCCCATGTCTTTCTGAAAATTTGGAATTGTGCAGGAGTCAATTATAGAAAGTGTGCGATGTTAGTATTGTATCTTCTGCCTGGTTTAATGGGTTTAATTCTGAGTTATATCTCTCAATTACTAAGAAAAATATGACGTCATGTTTCCGGtattgtttaaaacataaaatagcGGCGAGCGCTCGTACGATTTAGTCCATGTTTGTGAATCAAACTTTTTGGACTGTCGGTTAGAATTGATGGTAATTTTTTGATAGTTAACAAAATTGATTCTTCTTCTGCCTTGACGGCTAAAATTGTATAGGGCACTTTTGATATACATTCGACGAGTTGGATGTTGTGTGACAATTATTTAGTTTATCTGCAGCTTAAACTTGGTTTGTTGTGAATTAATCATATTTATTTTGCAGGCTATGGATAAAGTTGACTTCCAATCAAAGATGAGCATACGTTTCTTAGCATGAACAGGATGTAatctttcaaatatttttgtgtCTTATTATTTACATTCGTTCCAGCAAAAACGAGGCTGACTCATAATGGAGAAAACAAGTAACATTTCGTATGACTGACGAGTCATTCTACTTATTGTCATGCTGGAATTTTCATGTGATGTTTTTGGTTTTACGAAAATACAGCAAACTGCAGTGTAGTTAAAAGATAATTGAATTTAATCAAATGTCTATTTTGTTGCTATAGCTGCGAGCATTGTTTTTTAGTTCCGTGGTAATTtatatttgtaatttttatatttacgttCATCGTTTGTGGTAACGGCGTGCCTGCTTTTGTAATCCAACATCCGCAATGCCATCATGACGGCACCATTAACAACGCCGTCAACgagtttgactgttgaaacgCGTCAATTTAAAGCGCCTTctgttttttgaattttgtaaCGTTCAACAAGTCTTACTTATCCATTTCTGTGGAACACGCCTTCGTGGAAACGTTTTAGATTTCGTGAGAAAAAGTTTCCTAATTTATAAAACATCATAGAGGAGTAGTGTCAATAAAAGAGTAACTTCTTTCCGCGAGCCTTAGCAAACTATTTTTGTATAGCGGTTATTATTACAGTAAGGTTTTGGTGCTGAGGTTTATTcgttgtttatttataaattgtatTATAGTTTaattgcaataaaaaaaattttttatgacgAAAATTGTTTAATGAATACGGTTTCTTGTTTTTAACACGCCAGATTCTGTGAAACGagatttgttcttttttatcaGCCAagcattttttctcttttctcattatgcatttttttgttactgcTGGGTTCTTACAAAGCAAATGTTCTTATTCCAATTCACTGCGACCTTTAAATATATTTCAATCGTTGTCATAAAATTACATTCGGATGGGAGAAAAAGAAATCAATAgaataaaatcactaaacactTCTTGTTATACTTTTTTATAATTGTTCTGTCCAACCTCGCTTTAGAGATcaagttttcttttaaaagaaaccATGCAAACGGCCAACtggtaaaataaaaatcataaatTCTGACATTATTTTACTCGAAAAAGTTTCTCAATAATTTTGACGCGTTGTTTGAAAGGGTTTTCCACAAGGATTAGAgggatttttaaaaaagcttccATCGgcatttaaagaagaaaaaatgaagTAATGCCTTTTCGACTTTTATATGATGCCTTCTTTTGTTAATATCGTCAATCGTTATACACAaatgattttgtaaaaaaggttttttacaaaatattta encodes the following:
- the LOC130630252 gene encoding calcineurin B homologous protein 1-like, whose product is MGSKCSTIQLDESDIEEIQKETGFSPSQIKRLYSRFSNLDKDNNAFLSRNDLLRIPELAINPLGRRIIDSFFVSTEDEGINFSQFVGVLSRFRRCEEKTQCQLNTRENKLKYAFKMYDIDNTGMISKQNIEHMLTLMVGSNKSSEQLTAIADRTMQEADEDKDGYLSYEEFSKAMDKVDFQSKMSIRFLA